From the genome of Psychrobacter sp. M13:
ATACTGCAAAGAAGCCTACCAACATATTCGCCACTAGCATGACCAGTACGTGATACATAAGTACAGGATGCATAGTGATAAATGCCGTAGTAATCACCGCTGATATCAGCACCATATCAATGACGACCAATAGCCGATTGCGACGGCTCTCATGAGTCAGTCCAAACCACTGAATGGCAATAGAGAACTTGCCACCGCCTACTATCGCCTTATACCAAGGCAGACGCGCCCAATTGCCCTCGACATCGCTGTCGCCTAATGGATCACGATGATGATTAAGATGCGTATGGCGAATCGCATGGGTACTACAAAGCATGGTGATACTAAGCATAAATAGCATCAGCTCTGTAGCAACTTTACTCACGCCTAAAGTACGATGATAGCAATCATGTGCCTGTCTAAGTGCTGCCACAAAGAAGAAAAACGAGCTGACAAGCGCAAGTAACCAAAAGCTTTGAGCCGCGCTCCACCACGATAGTAGTAAAAATGGCAGGGATAGCAGCACGTTATAAACCGTCTCTGTAACACCTAGTTGACGCAAGTCTTGCCATTCGATATTAGCTAATGAATGGTTATTTGATAAGTGACGCATGATGCTCTCCTTAATGAGTGTTAAGTAGTAGCAAAGAACATATAGACGACTACTATAATATTTCTTAAATTTCTGTCAAAACTGAAATAATAAGGCAAAGCTTTAATTTATTTATTTTAAGATTTTACCTTTGGTACTATTATTTTGCCTAACACTACGCTGCTCAGCCCACCTACCGACCCTAAAAACAGTGCGCCTTTTAAAAACGCTAAAATATCGTCACTATTAAAACCAGAAGGAGTATCCGCATAATTACTATGATTAAAAGTAGTACCTAGATAAGTCTGGATAAAGCTTTGAAGCTCCAAAGCTGTTATCAAAAGCATGAGGCACAAAACCGTCATAACAAAACCTGTGATAAATAGCTTTAAATAATCCTCTACACCGACGATCACAATTCTATGTCTGCTTACAAACCATCCTGTCAGAATAGACGGCACAAGTCCTATAATCGCACCAACAGTAGCAAACAATATAGTACCCATTATCATCGCAAACATAGGACTGCTATTACCAAAGATTATTTCAAACAATACACTACCGAATCCTATTACTGCACCGCCAATAGCGCCACCTAGTAAAGTATAAGTCCATATGACCGAACTTGTCGGATATAAATAATTGCTTATGCCTGTCTCTTTACTATTCATAATGTAATCACCGATGAAGTATGCACTGGAAACTTTAGTTAAAACAATTGTTATGTAATTACTCTACTCCTTCTTAGATAATTTTAGAAGTATTATTTACTTTATTTCTGTCAATAGTGAAATTATAAGATAA
Proteins encoded in this window:
- a CDS encoding fatty acid desaturase, with the translated sequence MRHLSNNHSLANIEWQDLRQLGVTETVYNVLLSLPFLLLSWWSAAQSFWLLALVSSFFFFVAALRQAHDCYHRTLGVSKVATELMLFMLSITMLCSTHAIRHTHLNHHRDPLGDSDVEGNWARLPWYKAIVGGGKFSIAIQWFGLTHESRRNRLLVVIDMVLISAVITTAFITMHPVLMYHVLVMLVANMLVGFFAVWSVHHGCDELVYARSERHPLINLLTFNLLYHIEHHLFPAVPTNHLPELAKRLDTIAPEWTQQPVIPILASKTLCSIQTANDVISKKTTNNKGDNVIYINNHIAKNNANSQPTRTKLSANTNRVLAINNSDILFKKPADHVSHVSHLDHKYSCPIGGALKRLGSA